Proteins from a single region of Acidobacteriota bacterium:
- a CDS encoding DUF1800 domain-containing protein, with amino-acid sequence MEREQSRHSLRSRRRLVADLGSPAPALRRAQSVPAAGTAPPLPPLAVIVLNRLAFGPRPADIAAFNNLGPNDDARLTAWVDQQLNPGAITDPNADARIAAAGYVTLDKSRTELWDEHFVNAPDFSFRALPFEETERVTMLRMVYSRRQLLEVMTDFWHNHFNVYGRHGIVLPMMVHYDRDVIRGNVFGNFRQMLEDVGRSTAMLYYLDNYTSSNAGPNENYSRELFEIHAMGRENYLGVRQQNEVPTDGMGRPIGYVDADVYEATRCFTGWTVSNSSSDTTVGNTGAFYYRADWHDRFQKTVLGEFIPADQPALKDGEDVYDALAAHPGTGRYIAGKLCRRLIGENAPQSIIDQAAALFTAQAAAPDQLKQVVRTIILSDAFKNTWGGRVKRPTEIAAGTMRTTRANLPFRMGESDTSTLLGYLRDAGHRLFYWPAPDGYSDDKDDWMSATPRVGAWRVCNWLTDVTDDGGVHRMNVVGETPAGVRSANALADYWINRILGRPMTAASRQEVVEFMAAGRNPDLDLPLDTSETTEDRLRSMIGLIVLAPDFLWS; translated from the coding sequence ATGGAGCGAGAGCAGTCCCGCCATTCCTTGCGATCCCGCCGCCGCTTGGTTGCCGATCTCGGATCCCCGGCTCCGGCCCTACGCCGCGCCCAATCGGTTCCCGCTGCGGGAACTGCACCGCCCCTGCCACCGCTGGCGGTGATCGTATTGAACCGGCTGGCCTTCGGGCCCCGGCCGGCCGACATCGCGGCCTTCAACAACCTCGGCCCCAACGACGATGCGCGCTTGACCGCCTGGGTCGACCAACAGCTCAACCCGGGCGCCATCACCGATCCCAACGCCGACGCCAGGATCGCCGCCGCCGGCTATGTCACCCTCGACAAGAGCCGCACCGAGCTGTGGGACGAGCACTTTGTCAACGCGCCGGACTTCAGCTTCCGCGCGCTGCCCTTCGAAGAGACCGAGCGCGTCACCATGTTGCGGATGGTCTACAGCCGCCGCCAGCTCCTCGAGGTGATGACCGACTTCTGGCACAACCACTTCAACGTCTACGGGCGCCACGGCATCGTGCTGCCAATGATGGTGCACTACGACCGCGACGTCATTCGCGGCAACGTCTTCGGCAACTTCCGCCAGATGCTCGAGGACGTCGGGCGCAGCACGGCGATGCTTTATTACCTCGACAACTACACCTCGTCGAACGCCGGTCCCAACGAGAACTACTCGCGCGAGCTGTTCGAGATCCACGCGATGGGGCGAGAGAACTACCTCGGAGTACGGCAACAGAACGAGGTGCCGACGGACGGCATGGGCCGGCCGATCGGCTATGTCGACGCCGACGTTTACGAAGCGACGCGCTGTTTCACCGGCTGGACGGTGAGCAACAGCAGCAGCGATACGACGGTCGGCAACACCGGTGCCTTCTACTACCGCGCCGACTGGCACGATCGCTTCCAGAAGACCGTCCTGGGGGAGTTCATTCCGGCCGATCAGCCGGCTCTGAAGGACGGCGAGGACGTCTACGATGCCCTCGCCGCCCATCCCGGCACCGGGCGCTACATCGCCGGCAAGCTCTGCCGGCGCCTGATCGGCGAGAACGCGCCGCAGTCGATCATCGACCAGGCGGCGGCGCTGTTCACGGCCCAGGCGGCGGCGCCGGACCAGCTCAAGCAGGTGGTGCGCACCATCATCCTGTCGGACGCCTTCAAGAACACCTGGGGCGGCCGGGTCAAGCGCCCGACGGAGATCGCCGCCGGAACGATGCGGACGACGCGCGCCAACCTGCCCTTCCGGATGGGTGAGAGTGACACCTCGACGCTGCTCGGCTACCTGCGCGACGCCGGCCATCGGCTGTTCTACTGGCCGGCGCCGGACGGTTACTCGGACGACAAGGACGACTGGATGAGCGCGACGCCGCGGGTGGGGGCCTGGCGGGTCTGCAACTGGCTCACGGACGTCACCGACGACGGCGGCGTGCATCGCATGAACGTGGTCGGTGAGACCCCTGCCGGGGTGCGTTCCGCCAACGCCCTGGCGGACTATTGGATCAACCGCATCCTGGGGCGGCCGATGACCGCCGCGAGTCGCCAGGAGGTGGTCGAGTTCATGGCCGCCGGACGCAATCCCGATCTCGATCTGCCCCTCGACACCAGCGAAACGACGGAAGACCGTCTGCGCAGCATGATCGGCCTGATCGTGCTGGCGCCGGACTTCCTCTGGAGCTGA